In Xenorhabdus poinarii G6, the following are encoded in one genomic region:
- the dhbA gene encoding 2,3-dihydro-2,3-dihydroxybenzoate dehydrogenase — protein sequence MSNFKGKTVWVTGAGSGIGYRTALRFHEAGAKVFGFDLKFPDSMPFETRILDVSDDCAVQKICPPLLQENGLDILVNGAGILRLGSAETLSREDWESSINVNAGAAFNLFKILIPHFQRQRSGNIVSIASNAAHVPRVNMAVYCASKAAMRSLCLSVGLELAPFGIRCNIVSPGSTLTPMLEGMFDDNIAHQRLIHGVTEQFKLGIPLGKIAHPDEIASVILFLASEQASHVTLQDIVIDGGATLGA from the coding sequence ATGAGCAACTTCAAGGGAAAAACCGTCTGGGTGACAGGAGCCGGCAGCGGTATCGGTTACCGTACAGCGCTCCGCTTTCACGAGGCAGGCGCTAAGGTTTTTGGATTCGATCTAAAGTTCCCTGATTCAATGCCGTTTGAGACGCGCATTCTGGATGTCAGTGACGATTGTGCGGTACAAAAAATCTGCCCGCCACTGCTACAGGAAAACGGACTGGATATACTGGTTAACGGCGCCGGAATTTTACGCCTTGGTTCAGCAGAAACGTTAAGCCGTGAAGATTGGGAAAGCTCAATCAACGTGAATGCGGGTGCAGCATTCAATCTGTTTAAGATATTAATTCCACATTTCCAGCGTCAACGCAGTGGTAATATCGTTTCGATCGCCTCCAACGCCGCCCACGTACCACGCGTTAATATGGCCGTTTACTGCGCTTCTAAAGCCGCAATGCGTAGCCTGTGCCTGAGTGTGGGGCTTGAACTGGCTCCTTTTGGGATACGATGTAACATTGTTTCGCCAGGTTCCACGTTAACCCCAATGCTGGAAGGGATGTTCGATGATAATATCGCGCACCAGCGTTTGATTCATGGCGTTACCGAACAATTTAAACTGGGCATTCCACTCGGGAAAATCGCACACCCTGACGAAATAGCCAGCGTCATTCTGTTTTTAGCCTCCGAACAAGCAAGTCATGTGACGTTACAGGATATTGTTATTGATGGCGGTGCCACTCTCGGTGCCTGA
- a CDS encoding cupin domain-containing protein, whose amino-acid sequence MNQMTALRKVKNLKQEFDLIKEVWSPKVITQTNEYKIIILLADGDFIWHTHKDEDKVFMVIEGELRIDFKDDHVIIKQGEFFVVPKGEESKPSSKELTKLLLIEPIVTNSGQ is encoded by the coding sequence ATGAACCAGATGACTGCATTGAGAAAAGTAAAAAATTTAAAACAAGAATTTGATTTAATCAAAGAAGTATGGTCACCGAAGGTAATCACTCAAACAAACGAATATAAGATAATTATATTACTCGCAGACGGTGATTTTATATGGCACACCCATAAAGATGAAGACAAGGTATTCATGGTTATTGAGGGTGAACTTCGCATCGATTTTAAAGATGATCATGTAATAATAAAGCAAGGTGAGTTTTTTGTGGTGCCGAAAGGAGAAGAAAGTAAGCCTTCGTCCAAAGAATTAACCAAGCTGCTATTAATAGAACCTATCGTGACAAATTCAGGCCAATAA